The genomic window ACGTCGCCACGCCACGGGCAAAGGTTGACACCAGGTCACGGCGGAAGGTGCTGGCGAAACGGGACTGTTGGGCGGCCGAAGCCTGCTTGGCATAGCGCCCCATCACGCCGCGGGCGATAAAATCAAAGTCCACCACCGGCGCCAGGACGCTGTCCACCGCGTTGTAATAGCGCTGGGGGTCAGAGTTCAGGTACTGGGATTTGGAGCGGATAACCCCCAGCAGGCTCTGGGAAACACCCTCGATAACGTTGTAAGGGTTCTGGGCTGCACTCACCGCCGGGGCCCAGGCGGACAAGAAAAGAGTGCAGAATGCGGCCTGCAACCACAGAACCAGCGGATTGCGGCCGGGTACGGAAATAGCGTTCACAAAGTGTCTCCCATTTGGCAAATCGGTCCTTGGACGCGATGGGCGTCATAAAGTGCCACGATACTGCCGCTTTTTCTGACTGGATCAGTCTATTCAGAGCCTCCCGGAAGTGTGCGAACCGGCTGAGGCTGACAGCGACGGCGGCAGACTATACCATGGCCGCGCCCGCGGATGTTGTGGCCTCGATTACAGTCGGTTACACCCGCACATCTCATTTTTCACCTAAATCATTCTTTGAGGGTAGCATGCCGGAAGTATGGCAGGCGGCACTGGCACTGCTCGCCGGGTTAGCCGGGCTTGTCTGGGGCGCAGACCGCTTTGTCGCGGGCAGCGCAGCACTCGCATTGCGCCTCGGCCTTTCCAAACTGGTCATCGGCCTGACCATTGTCTCCCTCGGCACTTCTGCTCCCGAAATCATGATTGCCGTGAGTGCTGCGCAGCGAGGCGCCGGTGAACTCGCCATCGGCAATGCCCTCGGCTCCAACCTGGCCAACATCGGTCTCGTACTCGGGGCAACCGCGCTGATCGCCCCGTTGCCAGTCCAGCGACACTTGCTGGGCCAGGAGATCCCCGCGCTGCTGGCTGTCACTGTTCTGGCGGGCTTCGTGCTCCGCGATGCACGCCTAACTGCCGGTGAAGGCTTCTTTCTGATCGCCCTGCTTTTGCTTCTTTTATGGATGACAGTGCGCCTGAAGAAACGCCGCCACGGCAGCGAGGAGGAAGATGTGGAAATTCGCGACTACACCGCTTCTCGCGGCTTCCTCTGGTTCGGGATCGGACTGGCAGCTCTTCTGGCTAGTGCCGACATCCTGGTTTGGGGGGCAAGCCATCTGGCCGCCGCGGCGGGTATCAGCCCACTGGTCATCGGGCTTACCGTCGTGGCCGTGGGCACCAGCCTGCCGGAGCTTGCCGCCTCGGTCGCAAGCGCCCTCAAGGGCCACTTTGACCTCGCTATCGGCAACGTTGTCGGCTCCAATGTCGTTAATATTCTCGCTGTCATGGCTGTTCCCGGTATCATCGCCCCCCTGTACA from Microbulbifer aggregans includes these protein-coding regions:
- a CDS encoding MlaC/ttg2D family ABC transporter substrate-binding protein, encoding MNAISVPGRNPLVLWLQAAFCTLFLSAWAPAVSAAQNPYNVIEGVSQSLLGVIRSKSQYLNSDPQRYYNAVDSVLAPVVDFDFIARGVMGRYAKQASAAQQSRFASTFRRDLVSTFARGVATFGDMDVRVVNPGSNPSGNRVNVLQEVRSKEGITKVSYTLVRNRAGQWKLINVILNGVNLGKTFRSQFAQAMQTHGDIDKVIANWSADQVADQVS
- a CDS encoding calcium/sodium antiporter is translated as MPEVWQAALALLAGLAGLVWGADRFVAGSAALALRLGLSKLVIGLTIVSLGTSAPEIMIAVSAAQRGAGELAIGNALGSNLANIGLVLGATALIAPLPVQRHLLGQEIPALLAVTVLAGFVLRDARLTAGEGFFLIALLLLLLWMTVRLKKRRHGSEEEDVEIRDYTASRGFLWFGIGLAALLASADILVWGASHLAAAAGISPLVIGLTVVAVGTSLPELAASVASALKGHFDLAIGNVVGSNVVNILAVMAVPGIIAPLYMQPVVFQRDYLAMLAMTLLLVSAVATSLWRRPYGARIGRRIGALLLGSYGAYYWLLLQT